The genomic region CCTCATATAATTCAGATATATGTGATATATTTTGTACAgataaatcatttttttttattaatttaataagtttaataaattttataaacatGTAAATGTTCAAAAAGAGCTGAGCAGCATTGGTTCTGTCTAAACAATCAACACAATTAAATCTGAGGACACCTGTTTGTATAAgaataacatttttattattcatataaaagaaaCCAATAGtatttaaagaataattatataacatttttaaaatatattgtgtatatttaataCCTATTTTATAAGCTTTTCTTAAATCTacatgtttatatataatatgtatcTTTTTAggtatgtatttattaagTCTATCAATAGATTCtttataatgatatgaTAATTTCTGTTCATcactatatttttttttacttaaTAAATTTACAACCGTTATAGGATAACCATATTTCTCATATAAGCGTTGAAAATGTTTCTGTGTACAAGAATAATTAATATctgtttttaaaaaatttatttgtggtttctttaatattttataattaacTTGTTGGTTCCAAAATATAGGAACAGAACCTCTTAATTGTgtatatgataaaataacatgagaattatttttttcaaataaaataatctCGGACTCAACTTCATTTGCTGAATGCCCATAAGAATTTAAACCTCTTTTCCTAAATCGGGTACCTGCATATTTATTACTTCGTCGACCTACTAAACTTATGTCAATAATTTTACCTGAGCATAGAAATTTTGattgaataaaataaccattaataatacataaacataaaaaaatattttgtttaataaaatatttactATGATAAGAATTCCATATATATGgattattcttatatattctattcttatattttacatttccacctttcaaataatttttttgaataaaataattttcttgTACACTATAAgttaaattatatgtataagaaaaataaatatatttatgatttgtattattataaaataaatccACTAATTCATTCtcttcattataattatcaaaTATATCTTCAACAAAAGGAATTAACAATATATTCtttacattatatattttatgctcatcaaataatatacccactttttctttcttaattaatacatacaaataaggataatttaaaaaacGTATACATCCTAAAATACCTTCacatttacatatatattctaacctctttcttattatataattacaataatctctcttcatatataattcgAAGTGTTCTACAATCTCAATTTCTTTGCTCCTTCTCTTCAACTCGGTTACCTGATACACATTTtctttcttatttataCCTATCACAAATATACCATCTTTATTTGAGTAAATCTTATAGACTCGAAAACACGTCAAGCTTGTCGGATACATCCTTACACAAACAAATTATGCAAACATAAGGAAAACCAGCTAAGCGCGGGGATACATGTTGACAAATATGTAAAcatagaagaaaaaaaaaaaaaaaaaaaaaaaatatatatatatatatatatatatataaataattgCCTTTTCAAGATATACccatataaatatatacaaacatatatatatatatatatatatatatatataatttattatgtaaatttctcctttttataaaacatataactaaaaattaaaaaaatacaaaatatattaacaaaacataaaaaatggTATATgacatattatattatcttcatatttattaaaatatataaataaatatatatattatatatatatattatatatatatgttcatattttatatggtgaataaatattacatatatttacttttttaattaatttgattattatatttttatatcataacttttattttatagtttcaacaaatgaaaaaagaagcgcaaaaaataatgagaaaatattaaacataaaatatataataatatatatatataaaataaattattttctttaattttatttattttaattataatttattctttttttattattataaatataaataaaaatataaatataaatatttatatttatgtttatttatttatttatttatttatctatttatttatctatctatttttttttttttttttttttttttatttgaatcCTCACCCTCCTGGATTATGGTATTCTCCTGTTTTAATCATTTATTCGATATtacaattaaaaataaagttaaaaatagaaatagaaataatatttatctatatatttatttataataatatataaatatataatatacatatgtttatatatattgttacATTTTCAGACTTCTAATAACatacaatattatatgtaatatatatatatatatataNNNNNNNNNNNNNNNNNNNNNNNNNNNNNNNNNNNNNNNNNNNNNNNNNNNNNNNNNNNNNNNNNNNNNNNNNNNNNNNNNNNNNNNNNNNNNNNNNNNNTGAGTAGAAATTATTcagtaaataaaaaaataaatacatacatacatacacacacatataatatatatatatatatatatatatatatatatatatatatacatatcttaatatatatctacaTGTGTTAATCTAATAATACGTGTGCATATTACACAAACAAATCAATGTCTTTTAAATTGTGtccatatttattttatgttagTGTGACTATACTTCTGATTGGAGATGGTTTAGTATAAAATGCGAACGGTTTTTAGAAAATGAATTgtataagaaatataataaagaagaaagagaaaaaaggaaggaaaataaaaatatcataaaagaaaatgagAACCTTGCAATATTTAGGTCCTTCTTCCCTAAAATTTtgttaaatatttatagtAAATGTGAGAACCCGGCACAGTTTTTTTCAAATCTTGTTATTCAGAAGTTTAACTCAGTTGTGGTAAGGCTCCAAAAGAtggaaataaataaatatatatgtgtcaatatatatatgtagatatatatgtgtcaatatatatatatatatatatatatatatatatatatgtgtaaatatatatatatacccCAAACcaacaaaacaaaatacATAGCATAGTCCCAATTTCTCATTTTCCCTTTTTGTAGTTTTTCTGTGACGCCAGCGGATTTTCTAACCTCGCTGAACAGCTCGACAAACGAATTAATGGTACGGAATTATTAGGAAATTGTTTAAACAAGTTTTTCaatattcttattaaaattatagaTTACTGGGGAGGAGATATAATTAAGTTCAGTGGAGACGCTGTTCTTGTTATATGGCCTCTTCAgaatgttttaaaaaataagaagaaaaaaaaaaaaaaaaatcagactcaaaataatgatagtGATGATGAACATGTTAACCTTAAAGATAAGAAAACATTACATGATAGGTATAATTTAGATAAACATATAGATATGGAAAAACCTAAAACaaattttgaaaattttcatttaaataaaaatcataataatattcataatatatataataatgatgatgatgattatGGTGATCAACGAAATGAAGTgtatgataatataaaaaattataatttaaaaaatagtAAAATTAGTAAATCTAATATTGTTCAAGCAAACAACTCAGATGATAATTACCCTTCAGATtataatcaaaaaaaaaaaaatcaaaacGCAAAAGAAATACGAAAAATATGTCTCCTAGCCTTAGGATGTTGTATGgatatacataaattattaaataaattcCCAACACctatagaaaataaatatttaaaagtACATATTGCTGTCACATATGGAAAAGTCAGCTTCTTACAAATTGGAAATGTCTTAAGGAAAAGAGAATATCTCTTATCAGGAAAACCGTTAGAAGAAATAGGTGCAGGTGAGTCCCTGGCCAAAAACGGGGAAAGTGTTCTCTCCTActctttttataaaaatattaaagaCAAGGTTATGGTTCAAGGGACATGCAAAAAGAACTTTTTCTTATTTGTAAAGATGAAAGAAGAAATTGATATGAAGAagttgaaaaaaaattatgaagaGGAAGAGGAAGAGGAAGAAGAGGAGGAGGAAGAAGGGGAAGAAGANNNNNNNNNNNNNNNNNNNNNNNNNNNNNNNNNNNNNNNNNNNNNNNNNNNNNNNNNNNNNNNNNNNNNNNNNNNNNNNNNNNNNNNNNNNNNNNNNNNNGTTCCCCAATCTATTAGTAGACAATACAAGTGTAGTAAAGGAAGAGGAGAATTTTactaaaaataatataaaagataataaaagaagaaatagtttagaagataaaataaaaaagcGATTTGCTTTGTTAAGTACAGATAATCAATGTAGACAATCTACTATTATATACGAAAATTTTGATCTTCTATTAAAAACATTCATACCAGATATTGTATATAGAAAATTATCTTTAGGATgcaatatattttttaatgaaaTTAGAAAAGTAACCATCATTTTTGTATCTGTTAAAGATATTGACACATCGACTATGACAGGTGTTCATTCAGCACATGGTATAATGAAACTAACACAGAAAGCTGTTTTTACTATGGAAGGAactataaataaatttatgtTAGACGATAAAggtatattaatattaattatgtTTGGATTACCACCATTATATCATTGTGATGATACTATAAGAGCTTTGCTTACTTGTTTTAGATTAATAGATGCTTTGAAAtctttaaaattaaatggTAGTATAGGTATATCTACCGGGAAAATATGGTGTGGTATTATAGGTAATAAAATTAGAAAAGAATATAC from Plasmodium reichenowi strain SY57 chromosome 8, whole genome shotgun sequence harbors:
- a CDS encoding adenylyl cyclase beta, putative (part of same gene as PRSY57_0802200B, PRSY57_0802200C~gap found within coding sequence); this translates as SRNYSCDYTSDWRWFSIKCERFLENELYKKYNKEEREKRKENKNIIKENENLAIFRSFFPKILLNIYSKCENPAQFFSNLVIQKFNSVVFFCDASGFSNLAEQLDKRINGTELLGNCLNKFFNILIKIIDYWGGDIIKFSGDAVLVIWPLQNVLKNKKKKKKKNQTQNNDSDDEHVNLKDKKTLHDRYNLDKHIDMEKPKTNFENFHLNKNHNNIHNIYNNDDDDYGDQRNEVYDNIKNYNLKNSKISKSNIVQANNSDDNYPSDYNQKKKNQNAKEIRKICLLALGCCMDIHKLLNKFPTPIENKYLKVHIAVTYGKVSFLQIGNVLRKREYLLSGKPLEEIGAGESLAKNGESVLSYSFYKNIKDKVMVQGTCKKNFFLFVKMKEEIDMKKLKKNYEEEEEEEEEEEEEGEE